The following are encoded in a window of uncultured Sphaerochaeta sp. genomic DNA:
- a CDS encoding O-antigen ligase family protein has protein sequence MKYLVFLVAMAAGVPFIAITSSLFPRLKRLFFAVMVVSFLFNSMTSINILSMEYYRGPVRGFEVTFADLIAWGLALGMLVRTPSKIAWKPRFTIILFVFFAYAIVSLLRAGNSILGWFAIWQLARAGALYWVTVNFFKTEDVSRDSIKTLIRAYIASGIILALITFKQKYLDGIYRAWAFFDHSNTIPSFTLIFMCVLLVWLLYEKDVSFLLFFLALMAALGSLFAIFATGSRTGMAAGAALVVGSLIVGNRKNNDIRAKRTTIIIIICMIIGAIFVADTVIDRFLNAPPASEEARNEFEIAAEMMAEDHPTGVGLNLYSKVLTETQEYRQHIEVMRNEEQAGVAHHIYLLTAAEMGYLGLFLFATILLIFLASMIISGIRWCTLEQRLLLAVAMGFIMVCAIGFYEWVLRQTPVLYQTVVALGFSQALFDKASPVKERNT, from the coding sequence ATGAAATATCTAGTATTCCTCGTGGCAATGGCAGCCGGGGTTCCATTCATAGCAATAACGTCCTCTCTCTTCCCCCGTCTCAAACGGTTGTTTTTTGCCGTCATGGTAGTCTCTTTCCTTTTCAATTCCATGACCAGCATCAATATTCTTTCCATGGAATACTACCGAGGACCGGTAAGAGGGTTCGAAGTTACCTTTGCCGACCTTATTGCCTGGGGACTTGCCCTCGGCATGCTTGTCCGTACCCCATCCAAGATTGCTTGGAAACCACGATTCACCATTATCCTGTTTGTATTCTTTGCCTATGCAATAGTAAGCCTACTACGCGCAGGCAACTCAATCCTTGGATGGTTTGCCATCTGGCAACTGGCAAGAGCGGGAGCCCTCTATTGGGTGACGGTCAACTTCTTCAAGACTGAGGATGTCTCCAGAGACTCGATCAAGACACTTATAAGAGCCTATATTGCTTCTGGGATTATCCTTGCCCTCATTACGTTCAAGCAGAAGTATTTGGACGGCATCTATAGGGCTTGGGCCTTTTTTGATCACTCCAATACCATCCCCTCTTTTACCCTCATATTCATGTGCGTCCTCCTCGTTTGGCTCTTGTACGAGAAGGACGTCAGTTTCCTCCTATTCTTTCTCGCACTTATGGCTGCCTTGGGCAGCCTGTTTGCCATCTTTGCTACTGGCTCTCGTACCGGAATGGCCGCTGGAGCTGCATTGGTAGTCGGTTCATTGATCGTAGGAAACCGTAAGAATAATGATATTCGAGCTAAACGAACCACGATCATTATCATCATCTGTATGATCATAGGAGCAATCTTTGTGGCAGACACCGTTATAGACCGTTTCCTCAATGCACCACCGGCAAGTGAAGAGGCCAGGAATGAGTTCGAGATTGCAGCAGAGATGATGGCAGAAGACCATCCCACAGGAGTTGGACTAAACCTCTACTCCAAAGTACTCACAGAAACCCAAGAGTATCGACAACACATAGAAGTAATGAGAAACGAAGAACAAGCCGGAGTGGCTCACCACATCTACCTTCTCACTGCAGCAGAAATGGGCTACCTGGGATTGTTCTTATTTGCCACGATTCTCTTGATTTTCCTTGCGAGCATGATCATCAGTGGCATACGATGGTGTACACTGGAACAGCGACTACTGTTGGCAGTTGCAATGGGCTTTATCATGGTATGTGCGATAGGATTCTATGAGTGGGTACTCCGACAGACCCCAGTACTCTATCAGACAGTGGTTGCGTTGGGATTCTCGCAAGCCTTGTTTGATAAAGCTTCCCCTGTAAAAGAGAGAAATACATGA
- a CDS encoding AAA family ATPase, with the protein MANEPVAAKESFHIPLELKTIIKSLRMRLWVLIVIALLSAVTGVAAALLLGDRQYEATTVLYYAPIESYVSDTFRIYQSVGSGTELTYDQGTGLMENLNTTDLIDYVNMVKIVTNLEELRRRLSLESTLEELGSSISVDTAWDSNLMFISSRADRPTDAALKANTIRDIFLENSNRMIDQDIESKIADITLQYETTAADLEKAQQAFAAFTRTHGIREIETEAEQYTSEMLALESTLARTKSLIETAQEKVDKIKQEIAIQQELREKAKTEQSSQIVSDNLTAEEVANRIQLLQQQIEVMQTAKTDPVEERRLKNAMVVAENGYVRGIVTRSEFEQAKYEYERFLAQKSSDAELEAVQKQLEKLLSSRITSTTESRTENTYELNLQTRLLESELQRIEANAEYQSSLARYEELKGKYVDLPLLTQEYTRLSGSMASLEAAAQGLNKVLKQYNLIKDQPHSDFSVVSEAIEPLYPLESNRRLIAIAVTMLCFLLGFTVLLVFIALDMRIKSAGDARQKLQVPILQALSFIRKKTQLVPSPEAESAHIESYRILCRPLREAHPNPGATFLVTSTTQGEGKSTVASNIATVFGRQDERVLLIDAQIRKSQQPTPFAAFLIDEDPMVGDGLGEYLSYKVFDHQQIISPTTLSGVDVIVRRGEAVIPDLLQSARMRELMDNLKQQYSVIIMEGPPVQDCVDSDILASYADSILFVTACDTLKPDVIQRAIRRMQHTKAHFEGIILTKVRQPYLD; encoded by the coding sequence ATGGCTAATGAGCCGGTCGCAGCAAAGGAATCATTCCATATCCCACTCGAACTGAAGACCATCATCAAGAGCCTCAGGATGCGTCTTTGGGTCCTTATCGTAATCGCATTGCTCAGCGCTGTTACCGGGGTGGCTGCCGCCCTCCTGTTGGGAGACAGGCAGTATGAAGCAACCACAGTACTCTATTATGCACCCATTGAATCATACGTCTCCGATACCTTCAGGATCTACCAGAGCGTAGGAAGCGGAACTGAACTTACCTACGACCAAGGCACTGGATTGATGGAAAACCTCAATACCACTGACTTGATCGACTACGTAAACATGGTCAAGATTGTCACCAACCTTGAGGAGTTGAGGAGAAGACTCAGCCTGGAGAGCACCCTCGAAGAGCTCGGCTCTTCCATCAGTGTAGACACAGCTTGGGATTCCAACCTTATGTTCATCTCATCCCGCGCCGATAGACCCACGGATGCTGCACTCAAGGCAAACACCATCCGTGACATCTTTCTTGAGAACAGCAACAGGATGATTGACCAGGATATAGAGAGCAAGATTGCTGATATAACCCTCCAGTATGAAACCACTGCAGCAGACCTTGAAAAAGCACAGCAAGCCTTTGCTGCATTCACCAGGACACATGGAATTCGTGAGATCGAAACCGAGGCAGAACAGTACACCTCCGAGATGCTCGCCCTTGAGTCCACACTCGCAAGAACAAAAAGCCTGATCGAGACAGCGCAGGAAAAAGTTGACAAGATCAAGCAGGAGATTGCTATTCAGCAGGAGTTGCGAGAAAAAGCGAAAACTGAACAATCCTCACAGATAGTATCGGACAATCTTACCGCAGAAGAAGTGGCAAACAGGATACAGCTCTTGCAACAACAAATTGAGGTCATGCAGACAGCAAAAACCGATCCTGTAGAAGAGAGAAGACTCAAGAATGCAATGGTTGTAGCGGAAAATGGGTATGTACGCGGCATTGTCACGAGAAGCGAATTTGAACAGGCAAAGTATGAGTATGAACGATTCCTTGCACAGAAATCGAGTGATGCAGAACTGGAAGCTGTGCAGAAGCAGTTGGAAAAGCTTCTCTCCAGTCGCATCACATCAACCACTGAATCACGAACTGAGAACACCTATGAGTTGAACCTGCAGACACGACTGCTCGAAAGTGAATTGCAACGAATTGAAGCCAATGCTGAGTATCAGAGCAGCCTTGCGCGATACGAAGAGCTGAAAGGCAAGTATGTCGACCTGCCACTGCTGACCCAGGAATATACACGACTCAGCGGCTCCATGGCCTCCCTGGAAGCTGCAGCCCAAGGGCTTAACAAGGTCTTGAAACAATACAACCTGATCAAGGACCAACCCCACTCCGATTTCTCGGTTGTCAGTGAGGCCATCGAGCCACTGTACCCACTTGAATCCAACCGAAGACTTATCGCCATCGCAGTAACCATGCTCTGTTTCCTCCTTGGCTTCACAGTGCTCTTGGTATTCATTGCCCTGGATATGAGAATTAAATCAGCAGGGGATGCAAGACAGAAACTACAGGTACCCATCCTGCAGGCACTCAGTTTCATCAGGAAAAAGACACAGTTGGTGCCATCCCCTGAAGCTGAATCCGCCCATATAGAGTCGTACAGGATTCTCTGCAGGCCACTCCGTGAGGCCCATCCCAACCCAGGAGCCACCTTCTTGGTTACCAGCACCACACAGGGAGAAGGAAAGTCCACGGTAGCGAGCAATATTGCCACAGTCTTTGGACGCCAGGATGAACGGGTGCTGCTCATTGATGCACAAATACGCAAATCACAGCAGCCTACCCCGTTTGCAGCATTCCTCATTGACGAAGACCCCATGGTGGGTGATGGATTGGGGGAGTATCTCTCCTACAAGGTATTCGACCACCAGCAGATCATCTCCCCCACCACACTTTCGGGTGTTGATGTCATCGTCCGCCGGGGAGAGGCAGTAATCCCCGACCTCCTGCAATCTGCAAGAATGCGTGAGCTGATGGACAACCTCAAGCAACAATACTCAGTCATCATTATGGAAGGACCACCAGTGCAGGATTGCGTAGACTCAGACATCCTTGCATCCTATGCTGATTCCATCCTCTTTGTTACGGCCTGTGATACCCTGAAACCAGATGTAATCCAACGGGCTATCAGGCGGATGCAACACACCAAAGCGCATTTTGAGGGCATCATCCTTACCAAGGTGAGACAACCCTATCTGGATTGA
- a CDS encoding glycoside hydrolase family 88 protein: MKQDIFNNSSQYSMEFWERAYTYAIEKVRDNIPNFSDGYPAPSSNNNVYPKIANIEWTSSFWNGMLWLSYLHTRDEVFKRAGEATLEDYATRLQKRIETNTHDLGFLYILSAKAEYLVTHNESAKITALLASDLLMERYHPKAGIIQAWGNLEDPNQRGRIIIDCLMNIPLLFWATEETKNPRYREAALSHLARTRENIIRSDATTYHTYYFDTETGNPLRGVTAQGYSDDSCWARGQAWGIYGLALAYTYTHDFGCLIDAKRLADYFLSHLPSDDVCYWDLIFTDGDEERDSSASAIASCGLMLLASLLPEDDSDAVRYQNKALDMLASLSKSYTTQNNPESKGILMHAVYGKPNNAGIDECVIWGDYFYIEALGTVLGSAIRFW; encoded by the coding sequence ATGAAACAGGATATTTTTAACAACTCATCCCAGTACTCAATGGAGTTCTGGGAGAGAGCCTACACCTACGCAATCGAAAAAGTACGAGACAATATTCCCAACTTCTCTGATGGATATCCAGCTCCGTCCAGCAACAACAATGTCTATCCCAAAATTGCAAATATTGAGTGGACAAGTAGTTTCTGGAACGGGATGTTATGGCTGTCGTATCTTCATACCAGAGATGAAGTATTCAAGCGTGCCGGAGAAGCAACGCTTGAGGACTATGCAACTCGATTACAAAAGCGGATTGAGACAAACACCCATGACCTAGGATTTCTCTATATCCTCTCTGCAAAAGCTGAGTATTTAGTCACACATAATGAGAGTGCAAAGATTACGGCTCTCCTTGCATCAGACTTACTGATGGAACGTTACCATCCAAAAGCAGGAATTATCCAAGCATGGGGAAACCTTGAGGATCCAAATCAGAGGGGCAGGATTATTATTGATTGTCTTATGAATATTCCCCTTCTCTTCTGGGCAACCGAAGAGACCAAGAACCCAAGATATCGAGAAGCGGCGTTAAGCCATCTCGCACGAACTAGAGAGAACATTATCCGTTCAGATGCAACGACTTATCATACCTACTACTTTGACACAGAAACAGGAAACCCATTACGAGGAGTAACGGCACAAGGATATAGTGACGACTCCTGCTGGGCTCGGGGCCAAGCATGGGGAATATATGGTCTTGCCTTGGCATATACATATACCCATGACTTTGGGTGTTTGATTGATGCAAAGCGTTTGGCTGATTATTTTCTATCCCATCTTCCCTCAGATGATGTGTGTTATTGGGATTTGATTTTTACCGATGGGGATGAAGAACGTGACAGTTCTGCCAGTGCCATTGCATCCTGTGGACTCATGTTACTTGCATCCTTGCTTCCTGAAGATGACAGTGATGCAGTGCGATACCAGAATAAAGCGTTGGATATGCTTGCATCCCTCAGCAAATCATACACAACTCAGAATAATCCAGAATCCAAGGGGATACTTATGCATGCGGTATATGGAAAACCAAATAATGCAGGAATCGATGAATGCGTTATTTGGGGAGACTACTTTTATATAGAAGCATTGGGAACAGTGCTGGGAAGCGCAATCCGTTTTTGGTAA
- a CDS encoding tocopherol cyclase family protein: protein MSLYSLFHPEIFQGRHKKSHYFEGWYFKMALPGRQPEVLSIIPGVALGASEEERHAFIQVISSREGKSWNIHFPFESFKADEKKLLVEIAGNRFSTEEIILNINHEDLILSGHVKNIGTHPFPVTLASPGIMGWYAYIPFMECFHGVVSTSHTLWGSLTLNGNKIDMSKGIGYIEKDWGTSFPEAWIWMQSNCFPSTNISCMLSVAKIPFLGHVFPGFLGFVKHGDELIRFGTYTGAKITHLESNETQASVQIQTKEHQIIFFAELGPASKLVAPRQGKMERPLLESIMGAITLTIKDKDGALLLEETGTMAGIELSESGNLMS, encoded by the coding sequence GTGAGCCTATACTCCCTCTTTCACCCGGAAATCTTTCAAGGTAGACATAAGAAGTCCCATTACTTTGAAGGCTGGTACTTCAAGATGGCACTTCCAGGCAGGCAGCCTGAAGTACTCTCCATTATTCCTGGTGTTGCCTTGGGCGCATCAGAAGAAGAGCGGCATGCCTTTATCCAGGTGATCAGCAGTAGGGAAGGAAAAAGCTGGAACATTCATTTTCCCTTCGAATCCTTCAAGGCTGATGAGAAGAAGCTTCTTGTAGAGATTGCAGGTAATCGTTTTTCAACGGAAGAAATTATTCTAAACATCAATCATGAAGATCTAATATTGTCTGGACATGTGAAAAACATAGGAACCCATCCCTTTCCTGTTACACTCGCCTCTCCAGGAATCATGGGATGGTACGCCTACATTCCCTTCATGGAGTGCTTCCATGGAGTTGTGTCCACTTCTCATACCCTCTGGGGGTCTCTTACGCTGAATGGCAACAAAATAGATATGAGTAAAGGGATTGGATATATCGAGAAAGACTGGGGAACCTCCTTTCCCGAGGCATGGATATGGATGCAATCAAACTGCTTTCCCTCAACAAACATCTCTTGTATGCTCTCTGTTGCCAAGATCCCATTTCTTGGACATGTGTTTCCGGGGTTCCTTGGGTTTGTAAAGCATGGAGACGAGTTGATAAGGTTCGGCACCTACACTGGTGCAAAGATCACGCACCTGGAAAGCAATGAGACCCAGGCGTCTGTTCAGATACAGACCAAAGAGCATCAGATCATCTTTTTTGCTGAGCTTGGACCAGCCTCAAAACTGGTGGCACCCAGGCAAGGCAAGATGGAGAGACCATTGCTGGAAAGCATCATGGGAGCCATAACGCTCACCATCAAAGACAAGGATGGAGCCCTTCTCCTTGAGGAGACAGGCACCATGGCTGGGATAGAACTATCGGAATCAGGGAATCTGATGAGTTAA
- a CDS encoding oligosaccharide flippase family protein has protein sequence MMNTTTRVRKVSINAATNYFRFFFTMVVSFWLIPFIIKNLGAEAYGLWNLSFSIIGFFSLLDFGFGLGVVKWTGETSATGEIEYRNHMLSTIFFVYLAIAVVGMFFLSIFAVFYPTLFSIDTAIAPEAIAVLIILGIRSLAIQIPLSLFKGALFGEQEIHLTNIIQILGTLLYAVTVWFALSAGKGIVWLASMNCLAFLIENIAYVYFAYKNVKGLRISIRLVRKQDFSEAMGFSFYSFLTTIAGLVLFQTDAIIIQLFFGLELVGLYAVAIKVTEYAFLLTKQLVNVLTPLISELKAKQEHDTIRYLLLDLSKYIMATGFLIAGSVYVFGGDLLVLWVGEIYAEVTIPLLLLITSFVVSVPELVASNVLTMTGYHRFSAISAGLSTGLNILFSLLLIKPFGLTGIAMGTLISSSVVSGIVIPAKAARSYEFPYHRYISRVYLPASLPTILLVAIGYLMKFFFSVDSLWDMMFMAIPGIVVYLLVFWIFFTDPAIKENIKKKLVHPARR, from the coding sequence ATGATGAACACTACTACGCGAGTAAGAAAAGTCTCGATCAATGCTGCCACTAACTACTTCCGTTTCTTCTTCACCATGGTAGTTTCATTCTGGCTTATCCCGTTCATCATCAAGAACCTTGGAGCAGAAGCCTACGGCCTTTGGAACCTCTCCTTCTCCATCATCGGATTCTTCTCCCTGCTCGACTTCGGCTTTGGACTCGGTGTGGTGAAGTGGACAGGAGAGACAAGCGCCACCGGAGAGATTGAGTACCGCAACCATATGCTGAGCACCATTTTCTTTGTGTATCTGGCCATTGCAGTGGTAGGAATGTTCTTCCTCAGTATTTTTGCGGTGTTTTATCCCACACTCTTCTCGATTGATACTGCAATAGCTCCCGAGGCCATTGCAGTCCTGATTATCCTGGGTATTCGCTCCCTTGCGATCCAGATCCCCTTAAGTCTATTCAAGGGAGCACTGTTTGGAGAACAAGAGATCCATCTTACCAACATCATCCAGATTCTTGGTACCCTGCTCTATGCAGTGACCGTCTGGTTTGCCCTGAGTGCAGGAAAGGGTATCGTCTGGTTGGCATCCATGAACTGCCTAGCCTTCCTGATTGAAAATATCGCCTATGTCTATTTTGCCTACAAGAACGTCAAAGGTTTGCGGATATCCATCCGCCTTGTGAGAAAGCAAGACTTCAGTGAGGCCATGGGCTTCAGCTTCTACTCCTTTCTCACCACCATCGCAGGATTGGTACTCTTCCAGACCGATGCGATCATCATCCAGCTCTTCTTCGGTCTGGAATTGGTTGGGCTGTATGCCGTTGCCATCAAGGTAACCGAGTATGCATTCCTGCTTACGAAGCAGCTGGTAAATGTCCTCACACCGCTTATCAGCGAACTGAAGGCAAAACAAGAGCATGACACCATCAGGTACTTGTTGCTCGACCTGTCCAAGTACATCATGGCAACGGGGTTCCTGATAGCAGGAAGCGTATATGTCTTTGGAGGAGACCTTCTGGTCCTCTGGGTCGGGGAAATCTATGCAGAAGTAACCATACCCCTGCTCCTGCTTATCACCTCCTTTGTGGTATCAGTACCTGAACTTGTGGCATCAAATGTATTGACCATGACCGGTTACCACCGCTTCAGTGCCATTTCGGCTGGCCTTTCCACGGGGCTGAATATTCTATTCAGCCTCCTTTTGATAAAACCATTCGGACTGACAGGCATAGCCATGGGAACCCTGATTTCCAGCTCAGTGGTCAGTGGCATTGTGATTCCAGCGAAAGCCGCAAGAAGCTACGAATTCCCCTATCACAGGTATATTTCCAGGGTTTACCTCCCTGCATCACTGCCCACGATTCTCCTGGTAGCTATCGGGTACCTCATGAAGTTTTTCTTTTCAGTGGATTCACTGTGGGATATGATGTTCATGGCAATCCCTGGCATAGTGGTGTATTTGCTGGTATTCTGGATATTCTTCACTGACCCGGCGATCAAGGAGAATATCAAGAAAAAGCTGGTACATCCAGCAAGACGATAA
- a CDS encoding DUF2264 domain-containing protein, producing the protein MVAYDTPIKELNIQSREDVAKSLLLLLQPCSNALVKDGSGLFVGNESAHYSQHVALLEGWSRLLWGVVPLRSGGFSWDAESTHAKGLIVGTDPESPYYWGNVGDYDQRMVEMAAIALSLLLTPEFYWEPLSKTEQNNLCNWLAMINTHTMSPNNWLFFRVLVNMAFESLGRSEFCIDTMMKDLDKLESMYAGDGWYRDQVPFDNYNPLAMQYYALIYYAFRKNKDPERCERFSERAKSFAQQHIHFFTEEGSFVPYGRSLTYRFAVVSFYSACAFAGLEVLPWGVLKGIVLRSFRWWFQQPIFDRDGFLTVGYQYPSRQMAEQYNAPGSPYWALKTYLVLALPETHPFWQTEESDLPKLEKTFLLKQPGAIMQRTDDDDVVMLNAGQYPTFHMLHIAEKYAKFAYSARYTFSVAASYYDFAHTGCDSMLFVSDDATHWRTRRESKTLVANASYIGSLWHPYQDVSITTYLIPAGSFHVRVHKVKTKRKLYTKEGGFAIELFRGWETPIEPEEHYANPSSISISLPWDTSHISDPLQKREAGSINPLPNLNLAYSTTIVPILTSMIEAENTKVMISCVGAWKSGITPAYPKITYDEKKGKLLLDSLKLSI; encoded by the coding sequence ATGGTAGCATATGATACACCAATCAAGGAACTGAACATACAGTCTCGAGAAGATGTAGCCAAGTCGTTGTTGTTGCTTCTCCAACCTTGTAGCAATGCTCTTGTGAAGGATGGATCTGGATTGTTTGTGGGAAATGAATCCGCTCATTACTCACAACATGTGGCCTTATTGGAAGGATGGTCGCGCTTGCTTTGGGGAGTGGTCCCCCTTCGTAGTGGAGGATTCTCCTGGGATGCAGAGTCCACCCACGCTAAAGGGCTCATTGTCGGGACTGATCCAGAAAGTCCTTATTACTGGGGTAATGTAGGTGATTATGACCAACGGATGGTCGAGATGGCAGCAATTGCCTTGTCCTTGTTGCTCACTCCAGAATTTTACTGGGAGCCTCTCAGTAAAACGGAACAGAATAATCTCTGTAATTGGCTCGCAATGATCAATACCCATACAATGTCACCTAACAACTGGCTCTTTTTCAGGGTATTGGTAAATATGGCTTTTGAGTCACTGGGAAGATCTGAATTTTGTATCGATACTATGATGAAGGATCTGGATAAGCTTGAGAGCATGTATGCTGGAGATGGGTGGTATCGTGACCAGGTACCCTTTGACAACTACAATCCTCTGGCCATGCAGTACTATGCATTAATTTATTACGCTTTTAGAAAAAACAAAGATCCTGAACGATGTGAACGATTCTCTGAACGAGCGAAATCGTTTGCCCAACAGCATATCCACTTTTTTACAGAGGAAGGATCCTTCGTACCATATGGTCGTTCATTGACCTATCGCTTTGCGGTTGTCTCTTTCTACAGTGCATGTGCCTTTGCTGGCCTCGAAGTACTTCCATGGGGAGTCTTAAAAGGAATTGTTCTTCGTTCATTCAGGTGGTGGTTCCAGCAACCAATATTTGATCGAGATGGTTTCTTGACTGTTGGATATCAATATCCGAGCAGACAGATGGCTGAACAGTATAATGCACCAGGCTCCCCCTATTGGGCACTTAAAACATACTTGGTTCTTGCATTGCCTGAGACTCATCCATTCTGGCAAACTGAAGAATCAGATCTACCAAAACTCGAAAAAACCTTTCTCCTCAAACAACCCGGGGCAATTATGCAACGTACGGATGACGACGATGTAGTAATGCTCAATGCTGGTCAGTATCCAACATTCCACATGTTGCACATCGCAGAGAAGTACGCAAAATTTGCCTATAGTGCACGATACACGTTCAGTGTAGCTGCTTCGTACTATGATTTTGCACACACAGGATGCGACAGTATGCTCTTTGTCAGTGATGATGCAACACATTGGCGTACGAGAAGAGAAAGCAAAACCTTAGTAGCAAATGCATCATATATCGGTTCTCTTTGGCATCCATATCAAGATGTATCCATTACGACGTACCTAATTCCAGCAGGCTCATTCCATGTGAGGGTACATAAGGTAAAAACAAAGAGAAAGCTATACACAAAAGAAGGCGGTTTTGCTATTGAGTTGTTCCGCGGATGGGAGACACCTATTGAACCAGAAGAACATTATGCCAATCCTTCATCAATTTCGATTTCTCTTCCCTGGGATACGAGCCATATAAGCGACCCTTTACAGAAAAGAGAAGCTGGCAGCATTAATCCTCTTCCAAATCTCAATCTTGCATATTCAACAACTATTGTTCCTATCCTCACGTCTATGATTGAAGCAGAAAACACAAAGGTGATGATCAGCTGTGTTGGAGCATGGAAAAGCGGAATCACCCCTGCTTATCCAAAAATCACCTATGATGAAAAGAAAGGCAAATTACTCTTAGATTCACTGAAGTTATCTATTTAG
- a CDS encoding glycoside hydrolase family 2 TIM barrel-domain containing protein, producing MKKAENFNQDIHVVDYRLQYEENRATAETLMSIEGREIELLNGPFHFSPDPYETCLRAKWFKEKKISDNGLPLPIDSDFEGWPTINVPSCWNTECKDLYYYESTALYFKTFKYKEHHTGERVFLHFEGSSYRTYVFLNGKVIGMHDGASTPFSFEVTDTLIPDENRLIIAVDASRSKDRVPMDNTDWFNYGGIYRDIMLIRTPATYIQNFFSQLQPHTTNEIFASVTMDKKINGKAVYRIAELDIEKEIPIKQGKGSIVFKADLQLWSPENPKLYTVEISTEDDALCENIGFRDIQVDGINILLNGKPIFLKGISVHEDHIILGKSTNEQVIRDTIADLKEMHGNFIRLAHYPHTRLFSKIADEMGVLLWEEIPVYWAINFTNKATYADAENQLAELIIRDRNRASVIIWSVGNENPDTDARLSFMSSLAKKTRELDPTRLVSAACLVNTAKLKLEDRLMEHLDIIGNNEYYGWYEPNFEDLLTILNNTDLTKPVIITEFGGGARAGNHGTKDTMWTEEFQEALYIKQFTTLDKAKYVRGMTPWIFYDFRAVRRLNRYQEGFNRKGLIDSDRKTKKLAFYVTQKYYKTKG from the coding sequence ATGAAAAAAGCAGAAAATTTCAATCAGGACATCCATGTTGTGGATTATCGTTTGCAATATGAAGAGAACAGGGCAACAGCAGAAACCCTGATGAGTATTGAAGGAAGAGAGATAGAGTTATTGAATGGACCATTCCATTTCTCCCCCGACCCCTATGAAACTTGCCTGCGTGCCAAATGGTTCAAAGAGAAAAAGATCAGTGACAATGGCCTTCCTTTGCCCATAGATTCTGACTTTGAGGGTTGGCCAACTATTAATGTACCCAGTTGTTGGAATACTGAATGCAAAGATTTGTATTACTATGAGAGTACTGCTCTGTACTTCAAGACTTTTAAATACAAAGAGCACCATACAGGTGAGCGGGTATTCTTGCATTTTGAAGGTAGTTCCTATCGTACCTATGTGTTTTTGAATGGCAAGGTCATTGGGATGCATGATGGAGCTTCTACACCGTTTAGTTTCGAGGTTACTGATACTCTCATACCTGATGAAAATCGATTGATAATTGCGGTTGATGCTTCGCGAAGTAAGGATCGAGTGCCAATGGATAATACCGACTGGTTTAACTATGGTGGTATTTACCGCGATATCATGCTTATACGCACACCGGCAACCTATATACAGAATTTCTTCTCCCAATTACAGCCTCATACGACAAATGAAATATTTGCCTCAGTAACCATGGATAAAAAAATCAATGGAAAAGCAGTATACCGAATTGCCGAATTGGATATTGAGAAAGAAATACCTATCAAGCAAGGGAAAGGCTCTATTGTTTTTAAAGCAGATTTGCAACTCTGGTCCCCAGAGAATCCAAAACTCTATACTGTAGAAATCAGTACTGAGGATGACGCTCTCTGTGAAAATATTGGTTTCAGAGATATTCAAGTGGATGGAATAAACATCCTATTGAATGGAAAACCGATATTCTTGAAGGGTATCAGTGTACACGAGGACCATATTATCTTGGGAAAGAGTACCAATGAACAGGTGATCAGAGACACCATCGCCGACCTCAAGGAGATGCATGGCAACTTCATCCGCTTGGCACACTACCCTCATACCAGACTATTCTCGAAGATTGCAGATGAGATGGGGGTACTCCTCTGGGAAGAAATTCCTGTCTACTGGGCCATCAACTTTACCAACAAAGCTACCTATGCGGATGCAGAAAACCAACTCGCTGAACTTATCATACGAGACCGCAATCGCGCCAGTGTAATTATTTGGTCTGTTGGTAATGAGAATCCTGACACAGACGCAAGACTTTCCTTCATGTCCTCCCTTGCCAAGAAAACGAGGGAACTTGATCCAACCAGACTCGTAAGCGCTGCTTGCTTGGTTAATACAGCGAAACTCAAGTTGGAAGATCGATTGATGGAACATCTTGATATCATCGGAAACAATGAATACTACGGATGGTACGAGCCCAATTTTGAGGACCTACTCACGATTCTTAACAATACCGATCTTACAAAACCTGTTATCATCACTGAATTTGGGGGTGGGGCTAGAGCTGGAAATCACGGTACCAAAGATACCATGTGGACTGAAGAATTCCAGGAAGCGCTCTATATCAAACAATTCACTACACTCGACAAGGCAAAATATGTACGAGGTATGACTCCTTGGATTTTCTACGATTTCAGAGCCGTAAGGCGACTGAACCGGTACCAAGAGGGGTTCAATAGAAAAGGTTTGATCGATAGCGACCGTAAAACCAAAAAACTGGCGTTCTATGTGACGCAGAAGTATTACAAGACCAAAGGCTGA